Proteins found in one Paenibacillus borealis genomic segment:
- a CDS encoding helix-turn-helix domain-containing protein produces the protein MLNLVKSLSFLSKLTMFAFAISILPVLFIGSFSYFTSSKEIQKNVNESKMELILQITSNVEHKLTTVNQTLNQVVNSSVLKKALNNPLNVTDFILYNDIRNEIRNMQSFDTKLEDVILLNQRQNWMIKNSGLYRLNEYQNYEQLTNLMNIPDKTSWVLNPSSLFYSEESINVTGCNYSISLIKKLPTTKLQKYGLAMANIPACSLQDFINSDVQPLDSIIVLDENGRILLHPDRSLIGQPAEAGGFTGFQRIAAAAEPSGQFKTEIDKEDYSITYMRSQLNGWIYLSVTSIESLTRESGKIGTYTVFVCTFMLLLSVLLAWLGSRRMYTPIERLLNQMGQRRPGLRARHTDEFQLIGEQVHSLFQSKSQLEKEVSQHIGQVRTFFLIQAFQGNLRKRELLEELEQYGYRKQVEEWKTMAVITLSIDFSEESSYEKKDLNLLLFAAHNMIEELVSADNRLTPVMMGHALATVIGSSDGNTESFHRTLYALTEKLQQEINNYLKLQVSIGLSLPFHSFDKMSIAYRESLEALKHRITLGKGIIIQYENINSGKHYLNLNYPTHTENDLMDAIKLADSDKAKELLHKLFKCIFALGLSPQEYQIPLTRLLNNTLIMMQESGITLNQIYHANGSLFEELTDLHIVAEIEDWFWTIVIQPVIVIFHSRQNAQYHNISEKLIDIVQHEYDQDLTLEECASRLHYNANYISSVFRKETQYYFSDYLTMYRFKMAKKWLEETDMPVKDIASRLRYNNSQNFIRSFRKQEGMTPGQYRDNFSSKPKAVPDDY, from the coding sequence GTGCTGAATCTGGTGAAATCCTTAAGCTTTCTAAGTAAATTAACGATGTTCGCGTTTGCAATCAGCATCCTGCCGGTGCTGTTCATTGGTTCTTTCTCTTATTTCACATCCTCCAAGGAAATTCAAAAAAATGTTAACGAAAGCAAAATGGAACTTATTTTACAAATCACCTCAAATGTAGAGCATAAGCTTACCACTGTCAACCAGACCTTGAACCAGGTAGTGAACTCTTCCGTGCTGAAAAAAGCGCTCAATAATCCGCTGAATGTAACCGATTTCATTTTATATAATGACATAAGAAACGAAATCCGCAATATGCAATCTTTCGATACGAAGCTGGAGGATGTCATTCTATTAAATCAGCGGCAGAACTGGATGATCAAGAATTCCGGACTCTACCGCCTGAATGAATACCAGAATTACGAGCAGCTTACCAACCTGATGAATATTCCCGACAAAACCTCCTGGGTGCTGAATCCCTCCTCCTTGTTCTACAGCGAAGAGAGCATCAACGTTACCGGGTGTAATTACAGCATCAGCCTGATTAAGAAACTCCCGACCACCAAGCTTCAGAAATACGGGCTCGCTATGGCTAATATTCCCGCCTGCAGTCTCCAGGACTTCATCAACTCCGATGTGCAGCCGCTGGACAGTATTATTGTGCTGGATGAGAACGGGCGGATTCTGCTTCATCCCGACCGCAGCCTGATCGGACAGCCTGCCGAGGCGGGCGGATTCACGGGCTTCCAGCGGATTGCCGCAGCGGCCGAGCCCTCAGGGCAATTCAAAACCGAAATAGACAAAGAAGATTATTCTATAACCTATATGCGCTCTCAGCTCAACGGCTGGATCTATCTGTCAGTGACTTCCATTGAGAGTCTGACCCGCGAATCCGGCAAAATCGGCACCTACACGGTATTTGTCTGTACGTTCATGCTGCTGCTGTCTGTACTTCTGGCGTGGCTGGGCTCCCGGCGCATGTACACTCCGATCGAACGGCTGCTGAATCAGATGGGACAGCGCCGTCCCGGCCTGCGGGCAAGGCATACGGATGAATTCCAGCTCATCGGCGAGCAGGTGCATTCCCTGTTCCAGTCCAAATCACAGCTGGAGAAAGAGGTCAGCCAGCACATCGGGCAGGTGCGGACCTTCTTCCTGATCCAGGCCTTTCAGGGCAATCTGAGGAAACGCGAGCTGCTGGAGGAACTGGAGCAATACGGGTACCGCAAGCAGGTGGAGGAATGGAAGACGATGGCTGTCATTACGCTGAGCATCGACTTCTCCGAGGAGAGCAGCTATGAGAAAAAGGATCTCAATCTGCTGTTATTCGCGGCGCATAATATGATTGAGGAATTGGTATCTGCGGATAACAGGCTAACCCCTGTGATGATGGGGCATGCCCTGGCAACCGTAATTGGCAGCAGTGACGGCAATACGGAATCTTTTCACCGAACGCTCTATGCCTTGACGGAGAAGCTGCAGCAGGAGATTAATAATTACCTGAAGCTGCAGGTCAGCATCGGGCTTAGTCTGCCGTTCCACTCTTTTGATAAAATGTCCATTGCCTACAGGGAAAGCCTGGAAGCCTTGAAGCACCGGATCACGCTCGGCAAAGGTATTATCATCCAGTACGAGAATATTAACTCCGGCAAGCATTATCTCAATCTGAACTACCCTACCCATACCGAAAATGACCTGATGGATGCCATCAAGCTGGCTGACAGTGACAAGGCGAAGGAACTGCTGCATAAGCTGTTCAAGTGTATTTTTGCGCTGGGGCTCTCGCCGCAGGAATACCAGATTCCGCTGACCCGGCTGCTGAATAATACGCTCATTATGATGCAGGAATCGGGAATTACGCTGAATCAGATCTATCATGCCAACGGATCATTATTTGAAGAGCTGACCGATCTGCATATTGTAGCGGAGATTGAAGACTGGTTCTGGACCATCGTGATCCAGCCGGTCATCGTCATCTTCCACAGCAGGCAGAATGCCCAGTATCATAACATCTCCGAGAAGCTGATCGATATCGTCCAGCATGAGTATGACCAGGATCTGACGCTGGAGGAATGTGCTTCCCGGCTGCATTATAACGCCAACTATATCAGCAGTGTGTTCCGTAAGGAGACCCAGTATTACTTCAGTGACTACCTCACGATGTACCGGTTCAAAATGGCCAAGAAATGGCTGGAGGAAACCGATATGCCGGTTAAGGATATCGCCTCCCGCTTAAGATACAATAATTCGCAGAACTTCATCCGTTCCTTCCGCAAGCAGGAGGGGATGACTCCCGGCCAGTACCGCGACAACTTCAGCTCGAAGCCTAAGGCTGTGCCCGATGATTATTAA
- a CDS encoding DUF3153 domain-containing protein: MNRFKVKTALMMMMMLVLLLTGCAQGTAHMTVKKNGSLDLAFSMLLDSRAEALVSGKIEELLTTRLAAAGIELNKTARGKSTEYQFLKSYTSIEELQSSGSSLDIVDAEVGQTDRWLYTRYDVVAQPKLNAYSDEIIDGIGSLSVPKSLVRLLMGTFSVDFKLTIPYDLYGPNNAAEQDGNTLTWHISLADSEPLRLAVYVPDIKNIAITAGGIVLILAVLITFFIRKRKSRKPKSASEDAALNNHRAQP; the protein is encoded by the coding sequence TTGAACAGATTCAAAGTTAAGACTGCACTGATGATGATGATGATGCTTGTGCTGCTGCTCACGGGCTGCGCGCAGGGAACGGCCCATATGACCGTGAAGAAGAACGGTTCGCTCGATCTGGCCTTCAGTATGCTGCTGGATTCCCGGGCGGAAGCGCTGGTCAGCGGTAAAATAGAGGAGCTCCTGACCACCAGGCTTGCGGCCGCAGGCATTGAGCTGAACAAAACGGCAAGAGGCAAATCTACAGAATATCAGTTTCTGAAATCCTATACTTCGATCGAGGAGCTGCAGTCCAGCGGCAGCAGTCTTGATATTGTGGATGCGGAGGTCGGGCAGACAGACAGATGGCTGTATACCCGGTACGATGTGGTGGCCCAGCCTAAGCTGAACGCCTATTCGGACGAAATTATTGATGGCATCGGCAGCTTAAGCGTACCTAAATCCCTTGTGCGGCTGCTGATGGGCACCTTCTCCGTAGATTTCAAATTAACGATTCCCTATGATCTGTACGGGCCTAATAATGCAGCGGAACAAGACGGCAATACCTTAACCTGGCATATTTCACTTGCGGATTCCGAGCCGCTGCGGCTTGCTGTATACGTGCCGGATATCAAGAATATTGCGATCACGGCTGGCGGCATTGTGCTGATTCTGGCTGTACTTATTACGTTCTTTATCCGCAAAAGAAAATCACGCAAGCCTAAATCCGCGTCGGAGGATGCTGCACTTAATAATCATCGGGCACAGCCTTAG
- a CDS encoding AAA family ATPase, whose product MNIHENNSRISIPGSPFCIPRPRLYELLDRNRQVKLITVVAEPGYGKTALLSSYMLDRGLPAVWYQLHDSDSSASIFIAHLLAALGKQVKQRPDSHRLPKFIHAGAEELLHTLSNWPEELYIILDHVHVINPVQKILELLERLLGETPPGIRFVLSGQLLPSLPYASYKLRRNYFNISKSELAFTQEEIGAFFRDMPSAPLEAREIEYILHTTEGWPASLELIRDAVQGKPVEERDRILPKLSRIPHLYDYMDREVLNLQTPALRTFLLKTSIMRELDPSVIRKYLDLTDEEVPALLIKRFTFSVNPNEQTFRYHKLFRSFLIERHRTENSRSGINQDHLKLSGVYEGNHQFFPAFAHSILGRDFVNAGRLMRVLQVRYQPQEFMALLQSWLEEFFDHHYIESSITLYRCIPLYVLHQLIGRLEQNLAGLEERQQQMWAALIRQQLAGIYKLTGDLGQAKALSEAALQTFERVQDQPMIMLSLNFQADLLLNLGQTAEAKACAQRCLFLAESEGDIHFLPYALSGIADTLIEDGAPEAVEYLEKALERSPGNDDALQFFLYCSRCKLYNLVQDVPQAIEWAQQTVQLAENFGFDRDIGLSNIYLARAYVSAGRLQEAGPCLEIAYQVLQSFKFVFAHVVAAQYTLLLKQKATVAAGVKWLELNEVCEKNGYPFIADRYKQEQRDTTAILLEAEAAPLLQIGVLGPLSISVNDQPIVVRRKASLRLLLFLIVNHKGRTPQDIIIEELFQNKSLGSAQNQLYVALSVLRSTLEPGGNPGRNSRYIKNVDGLYSLNTSLIDLDLAAFLEVKLETGNMEELIRAEQLYRGDLLEEYRYESFIEGERERIAIKYMQILNRLAEYFAAQGDYYRSMEYYEKLCMKDPYNLKNFQAYFKMLQHFNLHVYAVKVAERMKQMPQEWAE is encoded by the coding sequence TTGAACATACATGAGAATAATAGCAGGATCAGCATACCGGGCAGTCCGTTTTGTATCCCCCGTCCCCGTCTGTATGAGCTTCTGGACCGTAACCGTCAGGTGAAGCTGATTACGGTGGTTGCGGAACCGGGTTATGGCAAAACGGCATTGCTCTCCAGTTATATGCTGGACAGGGGCTTGCCGGCCGTCTGGTATCAGCTGCATGACAGCGACAGTTCCGCCTCCATCTTCATTGCTCATTTACTGGCTGCTCTTGGCAAACAGGTGAAGCAGCGGCCTGACAGCCACCGTCTGCCCAAGTTTATTCATGCCGGCGCGGAAGAGCTGCTGCATACGTTGTCCAACTGGCCGGAAGAGCTGTACATCATTCTCGACCATGTCCATGTCATTAATCCGGTTCAGAAGATCCTTGAGCTGCTGGAGAGACTGCTTGGTGAGACTCCGCCGGGGATCCGCTTTGTTCTGAGCGGACAGCTGCTGCCATCCCTGCCTTACGCTTCCTATAAATTACGCCGGAATTACTTCAATATAAGCAAGTCGGAGCTGGCCTTTACGCAGGAGGAGATCGGCGCATTCTTTCGGGATATGCCGTCCGCACCGCTGGAAGCCCGTGAGATTGAATATATCCTTCATACTACTGAAGGCTGGCCGGCCAGCCTGGAGCTGATCCGTGATGCAGTCCAGGGCAAGCCCGTAGAGGAACGTGACCGTATTCTCCCGAAGCTGTCCAGAATTCCGCATCTTTACGATTATATGGACCGGGAAGTGCTGAATTTGCAGACCCCGGCGCTGCGTACTTTTCTGCTCAAGACCAGTATCATGAGAGAGCTGGACCCGTCCGTCATCCGGAAGTATCTGGACCTGACGGATGAAGAGGTCCCGGCGCTCCTGATCAAGCGGTTCACCTTCAGCGTTAATCCCAATGAACAGACCTTCCGGTATCATAAATTATTCCGATCTTTTCTAATCGAGCGCCACCGGACAGAAAACAGCCGCAGCGGGATCAATCAGGATCATCTGAAGCTGAGCGGCGTTTATGAGGGGAATCATCAATTTTTTCCGGCCTTTGCCCATTCCATTCTGGGCAGGGATTTCGTGAATGCCGGCAGGCTGATGCGGGTGCTTCAGGTGCGCTACCAGCCTCAGGAATTCATGGCACTGCTTCAGAGCTGGCTGGAGGAATTTTTTGACCACCATTATATCGAATCCTCCATCACTCTGTACCGCTGCATCCCGTTGTATGTTCTGCATCAATTGATCGGGCGGCTGGAGCAGAACCTGGCTGGCCTGGAAGAACGGCAGCAGCAGATGTGGGCGGCTCTGATCCGCCAGCAGCTGGCCGGTATATATAAGCTGACGGGGGACCTCGGACAAGCCAAGGCACTGTCGGAAGCCGCACTGCAGACCTTCGAACGGGTGCAGGATCAGCCGATGATCATGCTCAGCCTTAACTTTCAAGCGGATTTGCTGCTGAATCTGGGACAGACCGCCGAGGCCAAGGCCTGTGCACAGCGCTGCCTGTTCCTGGCAGAATCGGAGGGGGATATACATTTCCTGCCTTATGCATTAAGCGGGATTGCCGACACCCTGATTGAAGACGGGGCTCCTGAAGCTGTTGAATATCTGGAGAAAGCCCTGGAGCGCAGCCCGGGCAATGATGATGCGCTCCAGTTCTTCCTATACTGCAGCAGATGCAAGCTCTACAATCTCGTCCAGGATGTCCCGCAGGCTATTGAATGGGCGCAGCAAACGGTTCAACTGGCTGAGAATTTCGGATTTGACCGTGATATCGGCTTGTCCAATATCTATTTGGCCAGAGCCTACGTCAGTGCAGGCCGTCTGCAGGAAGCCGGACCTTGCCTCGAAATCGCCTATCAGGTGCTGCAATCGTTCAAATTCGTGTTCGCGCATGTAGTCGCCGCGCAGTATACGCTGTTGCTGAAGCAGAAGGCGACCGTGGCGGCAGGCGTGAAGTGGCTGGAACTGAACGAAGTCTGTGAGAAGAACGGTTATCCCTTCATTGCTGACCGCTATAAGCAGGAGCAGAGGGATACAACTGCAATATTACTGGAAGCGGAGGCCGCACCGCTGCTGCAGATCGGAGTGCTAGGTCCGCTCAGCATCAGCGTCAATGATCAGCCCATTGTGGTACGGCGCAAAGCCAGCTTGAGACTGCTGCTCTTCCTGATCGTGAACCATAAGGGAAGAACGCCGCAGGATATTATTATCGAAGAGCTGTTTCAGAATAAATCACTTGGATCGGCACAGAATCAGCTATATGTGGCATTGTCTGTACTCAGAAGTACGCTGGAGCCGGGAGGCAATCCGGGCCGGAATTCGCGTTATATCAAGAATGTCGATGGCTTGTACTCTCTGAACACCAGCCTTATAGACCTGGATCTGGCCGCCTTCCTGGAGGTTAAGCTGGAGACCGGGAATATGGAGGAGCTGATCCGGGCGGAGCAGCTGTACCGCGGGGATCTGCTGGAGGAATACAGGTACGAGTCTTTTATTGAAGGCGAACGTGAGCGCATCGCGATCAAATATATGCAGATTCTGAACAGGCTGGCTGAGTACTTCGCCGCTCAAGGCGATTACTACCGGAGTATGGAGTATTATGAAAAACTATGTATGAAGGACCCGTATAATCTGAAAAACTTTCAGGCTTATTTCAAAATGCTGCAGCATTTCAACCTGCACGTCTACGCGGTGAAGGTAGCTGAACGAATGAAGCAAATGCCGCAGGAGTGGGCGGAGTGA
- a CDS encoding extracellular solute-binding protein → MFKGLAGRKVTLICCSILLFSFSLLSACSEGDSDGSDKAGDKPSISILAPLHFPQTPSKDLIAEIERLTGTQLNITWVPEGVYTDKMNTALTTGALGKVTFVKFTDYNPVKNMIRSGAFWEIGPYLEEFPNLRQLDSSILKQTTVDGGIYGLYTERPASRQGIIIRKDWLDHLQLSPPGTLDELYEVMKQFTYNDPDGNGKADTLGLVDRNDLVYGVFKTLSSYFGTPNNWKIENNRFIPEFATPEYMDTMNFMRKLYNEGIINQDFALTSKDVQRDKFIRGTAGIFIGSMTDVQRLSIEAKAINPKAELTLINRIKGPDGYKVWSIPKYNGLYLFSKKAIATEQELKQVLGFFDRTMDKDVANLMVYGFEGRHYLLDGEGKVILPEETSQLRVFEVNPLYSLMIADIGNKNIMEVAQKEQLTALADQLSQDNEQFLVDDPAVRLTSATYDEKNAELSAIIVDATYNYILGNIDADGFAGEVEKWQTSGGSMIIQEYTEAEAKARASEE, encoded by the coding sequence ATGTTCAAAGGATTAGCGGGCAGGAAAGTGACTCTTATATGCTGCTCTATTCTACTATTCTCGTTCAGTTTGTTAAGCGCTTGCAGTGAGGGGGACTCTGACGGTTCGGACAAAGCCGGGGATAAGCCGTCCATCTCAATTCTTGCGCCGCTGCATTTCCCGCAGACCCCGTCCAAGGATCTTATCGCCGAGATTGAGAGATTGACCGGGACACAGCTGAATATCACCTGGGTGCCCGAGGGTGTGTACACGGACAAAATGAATACGGCGCTGACCACCGGTGCCCTCGGCAAAGTTACGTTTGTGAAATTCACCGATTATAATCCGGTCAAGAATATGATCCGTTCCGGCGCGTTTTGGGAGATTGGACCGTACCTGGAGGAGTTTCCGAATCTGCGCCAGCTGGATTCCTCTATTCTCAAGCAGACCACGGTGGACGGGGGGATTTATGGCCTCTACACGGAAAGACCCGCTTCCAGGCAGGGGATTATTATCCGCAAGGACTGGCTGGATCACCTGCAGCTGAGTCCGCCCGGGACACTGGATGAGCTGTACGAGGTGATGAAGCAGTTCACCTATAATGATCCGGACGGAAACGGCAAAGCCGATACCCTTGGACTGGTAGACCGGAATGACCTGGTATACGGGGTATTTAAGACGTTAAGCTCCTATTTCGGCACACCGAATAACTGGAAGATCGAGAACAACCGGTTTATTCCGGAATTCGCCACTCCTGAATATATGGACACGATGAATTTCATGCGCAAATTATATAACGAGGGGATCATTAACCAGGACTTCGCCCTGACCAGCAAGGATGTGCAGCGGGATAAGTTCATCCGCGGGACGGCAGGGATTTTCATCGGGAGCATGACGGATGTGCAGCGGCTCTCGATTGAGGCCAAGGCGATTAACCCCAAGGCGGAGCTTACCCTGATTAATCGGATCAAGGGGCCGGACGGTTACAAGGTATGGTCGATTCCCAAGTACAACGGCCTGTATCTTTTCTCCAAAAAAGCCATTGCCACAGAGCAGGAACTGAAACAGGTACTGGGGTTCTTTGACCGCACGATGGATAAGGACGTAGCCAACCTGATGGTGTACGGCTTCGAGGGCCGGCATTATCTGCTGGATGGGGAGGGCAAGGTGATCCTTCCTGAGGAAACGTCCCAGCTGCGTGTATTTGAGGTAAATCCGCTCTATTCCCTGATGATTGCCGATATCGGCAACAAGAATATTATGGAGGTCGCGCAGAAGGAACAGCTGACGGCCCTTGCCGACCAGCTTAGCCAGGATAATGAGCAGTTCCTGGTCGATGACCCGGCAGTACGGTTAACCTCCGCTACCTATGATGAGAAGAACGCCGAGCTGTCAGCCATTATCGTAGATGCCACCTACAATTATATTCTTGGCAATATCGATGCGGACGGATTCGCCGGAGAGGTCGAGAAATGGCAGACCAGCGGCGGCAGTATGATCATCCAGGAGTATACGGAGGCGGAGGCTAAGGCGCGGGCTAGCGAGGAATGA
- a CDS encoding transcriptional regulator, which produces MEATTTILAELEEYLRQKALTITQFARHSQLHSGTLSNIVHGHRPIAMQQLDRITRAMGREEGFFYDLYIDNYIIDGSSDWRRIGPLLLRCADLNKLDSIQRLARHIMDNLMYAPLLFDTAEELFTAGKMEAAAAIYEIVAEAERFQHSERLALCQYRLFTISLSDDQDRNLWIANRFEPFVERLDEVDQLDALKELANTYRSLQRWDKVDEFAAKMGHKARIQYDMKYRSDRKSAEPGKLPGRPLFFYIAYSDLLRGNVCDELEDYEGALTYKYAYADLSWVKEQGETVEHWKNLFHEWSIANIYITKLLSGDTTVIEAYVSYIDKHRDELVIGLLYILRAANKNQLNIDRTLDFYKQEIEEILVELVKSRYSRNLTMDRQANLTYELAYYYLFKDNYLKGFDLLLKTIKNFQCINNEKYILESVTLFERFRIVANQEVQDQYQILLLGGVYHEEEGSSTSNCS; this is translated from the coding sequence TTGGAGGCAACAACCACGATATTAGCAGAACTGGAGGAGTATTTAAGACAAAAAGCTTTGACGATCACTCAATTCGCCAGGCATTCCCAGCTTCATTCCGGGACACTCAGTAATATCGTTCATGGGCACCGGCCGATTGCGATGCAGCAGCTTGACCGGATCACTCGGGCGATGGGACGGGAGGAAGGGTTCTTCTACGACCTATACATCGATAATTATATTATCGACGGCTCTTCGGACTGGCGCAGAATTGGTCCGCTGCTGCTCCGCTGTGCAGATCTAAACAAGCTGGACAGCATTCAGAGACTTGCCCGCCATATTATGGACAACCTGATGTACGCTCCCCTGTTGTTTGATACAGCGGAAGAACTATTCACTGCCGGGAAAATGGAGGCAGCCGCCGCAATCTATGAGATTGTTGCCGAAGCTGAACGCTTCCAGCATTCGGAACGGCTGGCACTATGCCAGTACCGGTTGTTTACCATCTCACTTAGTGATGATCAGGACAGAAATCTGTGGATAGCTAACCGGTTTGAGCCCTTCGTTGAGCGGTTGGATGAAGTGGACCAGCTGGATGCACTCAAAGAGCTTGCCAATACATACCGTTCCTTACAGCGCTGGGATAAGGTCGATGAATTTGCCGCCAAAATGGGCCATAAAGCCAGAATCCAATATGACATGAAGTACCGCTCTGACCGGAAATCAGCCGAACCGGGCAAACTACCTGGAAGACCCTTGTTCTTTTATATTGCTTATAGTGACTTGCTGCGGGGCAACGTTTGTGATGAGCTAGAGGATTATGAAGGGGCTTTGACTTATAAATATGCCTATGCAGATTTAAGTTGGGTTAAGGAGCAAGGTGAGACAGTAGAGCACTGGAAGAACCTTTTCCATGAATGGTCAATAGCAAATATATATATTACAAAGCTATTGAGTGGTGATACCACGGTAATAGAAGCATATGTTTCATACATTGATAAACATAGAGATGAACTAGTTATCGGTTTATTATATATTTTGAGAGCAGCAAATAAAAACCAGCTTAATATTGATAGAACTCTGGATTTTTATAAGCAAGAAATAGAAGAGATATTAGTCGAGCTGGTTAAAAGTAGATATTCTCGTAATCTTACTATGGATCGTCAAGCTAATTTAACATATGAACTCGCTTATTATTATTTATTTAAGGATAATTACCTCAAAGGCTTTGATTTATTATTAAAAACTATAAAAAATTTCCAATGCATAAACAATGAAAAGTATATACTAGAAAGTGTAACTCTATTTGAAAGATTTAGGATAGTTGCCAATCAAGAAGTTCAGGATCAGTATCAAATTCTACTTTTGGGAGGAGTTTATCATGAAGAAGAAGGTAGTAGTACTTCTAACTGTTCTTAG